In Crinalium epipsammum PCC 9333, the following are encoded in one genomic region:
- the bioF gene encoding 8-amino-7-oxononanoate synthase — translation MLIDPYSWIDKSLETIHKADWYRSVQTIQGRPGAIVQLEGRSLINFASNDYLGLAGDARLIQAAIAATKEFGTGSTGSRLLSGHRELHRQLESAIASLKNTEDALVFSSGYLANIGAIASIVGKRDLILSDQYNHSSLKNGALLSGATVIEYTHCNLADFKTKLQQNRQQYRRCLIITDSVFSMDGDLCPLPSILDLAEEFNCMLLVDEAHATGVMGKNGAGVVEHFGCTQRPLIQIGTLSKALGSLGGYVAGSASLIDFLRNRAPSWIYTTALSPADTAAALAAINIVKQEPERRNHLWRNINNLKQFLIEELPNWELLPSESPILCLRLPTPADAVKVGQQLKIAGIFAPAIRPPTVNSSRIRISVMATHNKGDFEQLLEALKSIK, via the coding sequence ATGCTAATAGATCCTTATAGTTGGATAGATAAATCGTTAGAGACAATTCACAAAGCTGACTGGTATCGCTCTGTACAGACGATTCAAGGAAGACCGGGTGCTATAGTGCAACTTGAAGGGCGATCGCTAATTAATTTTGCTAGTAATGATTATTTAGGTTTAGCTGGTGATGCTCGCTTGATTCAAGCCGCTATTGCTGCTACGAAAGAATTTGGTACAGGTAGCACAGGTTCACGTTTATTGAGTGGACATCGGGAACTACATCGCCAGTTAGAAAGCGCGATCGCATCGCTGAAAAACACCGAAGATGCTTTAGTATTTAGTTCTGGATATTTGGCAAATATAGGTGCGATCGCATCTATAGTAGGCAAGCGTGATTTAATTCTCTCGGATCAATATAATCACTCTAGTCTCAAAAACGGCGCACTTTTGAGTGGTGCAACAGTTATTGAATACACTCACTGTAATCTTGCGGATTTTAAAACTAAACTACAGCAAAACAGGCAACAATACCGACGCTGTTTAATCATCACAGATAGCGTTTTCAGTATGGATGGTGACTTATGCCCATTACCCTCAATATTGGATCTGGCTGAAGAATTTAACTGTATGCTGCTAGTAGATGAAGCTCATGCCACTGGCGTTATGGGAAAAAATGGCGCTGGTGTTGTAGAACATTTTGGCTGTACTCAACGCCCCTTAATTCAAATTGGTACTCTCAGCAAAGCTTTAGGAAGCTTGGGAGGATACGTTGCGGGTTCAGCTAGTTTAATCGACTTTCTCCGCAACCGCGCACCTAGTTGGATTTATACCACTGCTTTGTCGCCAGCAGATACAGCCGCAGCATTAGCAGCAATTAATATAGTTAAACAAGAACCAGAAAGGCGTAACCACTTGTGGCGTAATATTAATAACCTTAAACAGTTCCTCATAGAAGAACTACCAAATTGGGAATTATTACCTTCTGAGTCTCCCATCCTTTGCTTACGTCTTCCTACCCCTGCTGATGCTGTAAAAGTGGGACAACAACTTAAAATAGCAGGTATTTTTGCCCCAGCTATTCGTCCTCCTACTGTTAATAGCAGTAGAATCCGCATATCAGTAATGGCGACTCATAACAAGGGCGATTTTGAGCAATTGTTAGAAGCTTTAAAAAGCATTAAATAG
- a CDS encoding BON domain-containing protein → MKKIITLLISSLLLVSTTACENPAKNSADAPSNVQESPKAPDVKSADDTKKDAQSELRRKQLNADIKAREQRNNVTGGDPDRATGDIKSEVRSKLEANIPGSQLTINADKQGAVVISGTVPNAADKTKIDGLTKQIKGVKTVTSDKVVVAPATKK, encoded by the coding sequence ATGAAAAAAATTATTACATTGCTAATTAGCAGTTTACTATTAGTTAGTACTACTGCTTGTGAAAACCCTGCTAAAAATAGTGCCGACGCTCCTAGTAACGTCCAAGAAAGCCCTAAAGCTCCCGACGTTAAATCTGCTGATGATACCAAAAAAGATGCTCAAAGTGAGCTTCGCAGAAAACAACTAAATGCTGACATTAAAGCACGAGAGCAACGAAACAATGTTACTGGCGGTGACCCAGACAGAGCTACAGGCGACATAAAAAGTGAAGTTCGTAGCAAATTAGAAGCTAATATTCCAGGCTCTCAGCTAACAATAAATGCTGATAAACAAGGGGCAGTGGTTATATCGGGAACAGTTCCTAATGCGGCTGATAAAACCAAAATAGATGGTTTGACGAAGCAGATTAAAGGGGTAAAAACCGTTACCTCTGACAAAGTAGTTGTTGCGCCAGCTACTAAAAAGTAG
- a CDS encoding class I SAM-dependent methyltransferase has protein sequence MPLQPDQRTKLDDTEDSLFYSSPRFVTHVDEGFIQQLTDLYRSRLQPNTRIFDMMSSWVSHLPEEIKFAHVEGHGLNAEELARNPQLNHYFVQNLNENPKLPLPDQNFDAVVNTVSVQYLQYPEAVFSEIYRILKPGGIAIFSFSNRMFYQKAIQSWREGSEGSRVELVKSYFQSVPGFSTPEVIVHKSNTPNFLQWLGASSGDPFYAVISYRQA, from the coding sequence ATGCCCTTGCAACCAGATCAACGCACTAAGTTAGATGACACCGAGGATTCACTGTTTTACTCCTCGCCACGCTTTGTAACTCACGTAGACGAGGGTTTTATCCAACAGTTAACAGATCTCTACCGTTCACGCCTCCAGCCTAACACCCGTATTTTCGACATGATGAGTAGCTGGGTTTCCCACCTACCAGAAGAAATAAAATTTGCTCACGTTGAAGGGCATGGCTTAAATGCTGAAGAATTAGCGCGTAATCCTCAGCTAAATCATTACTTTGTGCAAAATCTCAACGAAAACCCTAAGTTACCTTTACCAGATCAAAATTTTGATGCTGTTGTCAACACCGTTTCAGTACAGTATTTGCAATACCCAGAAGCAGTGTTTTCAGAAATTTATCGGATTCTTAAGCCTGGTGGTATAGCAATTTTTAGCTTTTCTAATCGGATGTTTTATCAAAAAGCCATTCAATCGTGGCGCGAGGGTTCAGAAGGTAGTCGTGTTGAACTTGTCAAAAGTTACTTCCAATCAGTGCCAGGATTCAGCACACCAGAGGTAATTGTCCACAAGTCCAATACACCTAACTTTCTTCAGTGGCTAGGCGCTAGTAGCGGTGATCCTTTTTATGCAGTCATTAGTTACCGTCAAGCATGA
- a CDS encoding 3'(2'),5'-bisphosphate nucleotidase CysQ family protein produces MGELKYLGEQRYEGLDEISAIARAIGWGASDILRSFYRGEPSTGNLNIQEKTGGPVTAADLAVNAYILEKLQASIGIEDFGYLTEETYQSQTSLPIDHSWVWIIDPLDGTRDFIDKTGEYAIHIALVHQGRPVLAVVAWPEAEKLFYAIKNGGTFEETRDGSTTQVQVSDRNSLADLTLVVSRTHRDQRFNQLLQQLPCQNQRAVGSVGCKVATIVEQKADVYISISGKSAPKDWDMAAPELILTEAGGKFTHVDGQPLKYNQGDVNQWGCLIASNGHCHEDLCDRIQQILAQIDQNA; encoded by the coding sequence GTGGGCGAATTAAAATACTTAGGTGAACAACGGTACGAGGGCTTAGATGAGATTAGTGCGATCGCTCGTGCTATTGGTTGGGGTGCATCAGATATTCTCCGGTCTTTCTATCGCGGTGAACCAAGCACAGGTAACCTCAATATACAAGAAAAGACAGGTGGACCTGTGACTGCGGCAGATCTCGCTGTCAACGCTTACATTTTAGAAAAGCTACAAGCGTCTATAGGTATTGAAGACTTTGGCTATTTAACCGAAGAAACATATCAATCTCAGACATCGCTACCTATAGATCACTCTTGGGTATGGATAATTGACCCCCTTGATGGCACGCGAGATTTTATAGACAAAACTGGTGAATATGCTATTCACATTGCATTAGTACATCAAGGTAGACCAGTTTTAGCAGTAGTTGCATGGCCGGAAGCTGAAAAATTGTTTTATGCTATCAAAAATGGTGGCACTTTTGAAGAAACTCGCGACGGTTCTACAACTCAAGTGCAAGTCTCTGATCGCAATTCTCTGGCAGATTTAACTTTAGTGGTTAGTCGCACCCATCGAGATCAACGCTTCAACCAGCTATTACAACAACTACCTTGCCAAAATCAACGCGCTGTTGGCAGTGTCGGCTGTAAAGTTGCCACAATTGTAGAGCAAAAAGCAGATGTCTATATTTCAATTTCTGGTAAGTCTGCGCCCAAAGACTGGGATATGGCAGCACCTGAATTAATTTTGACCGAAGCTGGTGGGAAGTTTACCCATGTAGATGGTCAGCCATTAAAGTATAACCAAGGCGATGTGAATCAATGGGGTTGCTTGATTGCCAGCAACGGTCATTGTCATGAGGATTTGTGCGATCGCATCCAACAGATTTTAGCCCAAATAGATCAAAATGCTTAG
- a CDS encoding sugar kinase, which translates to MAKKGLFVGLVTLDFVYLATAAPSNNQKVVALDYTVTAGGPATNAAVAFSHLGNQATLLGVVGNHPITHLIQADLGSYQIAIADLAPNHPEPPPVSSIIITKDTGDRAVISLNATKAQIPIERIPADILQGVDIVLIDGHQMEIGCAIAQIAQTKNIPVVLDGGSWKPGLEKLLPFVDYAICSANFYPPNCHQSEDLIAYLSSIGISHIAITHGEKPIQYCTKGDSGYLDVPKISVVDTLGAGDIFHGAFCHYILEQNLIDTMKAATNIAAHSCQFFGTRRWMNS; encoded by the coding sequence ATGGCAAAAAAGGGGTTATTTGTCGGTTTAGTCACCTTAGACTTTGTATATTTAGCAACTGCTGCTCCTAGCAATAACCAAAAAGTAGTTGCACTGGACTATACAGTAACAGCAGGGGGGCCTGCAACAAATGCAGCAGTAGCATTCAGTCACTTGGGAAATCAAGCAACATTGCTAGGGGTGGTAGGGAATCATCCCATTACACACCTAATCCAGGCAGATTTAGGTTCTTATCAAATTGCGATCGCTGATCTCGCGCCTAACCATCCAGAACCACCGCCAGTGTCATCAATCATTATCACTAAAGATACAGGCGATCGCGCAGTGATATCCCTCAACGCCACAAAAGCCCAAATCCCGATTGAACGCATTCCTGCTGATATTTTGCAGGGAGTTGATATAGTTCTAATTGATGGACACCAGATGGAAATTGGTTGTGCGATCGCTCAAATCGCCCAAACCAAAAATATTCCAGTAGTGCTTGATGGCGGAAGTTGGAAACCTGGATTAGAAAAACTCTTACCTTTCGTTGATTACGCTATTTGTTCTGCAAACTTCTATCCACCCAACTGCCACCAATCAGAAGACCTAATTGCCTACCTCTCAAGCATTGGCATTTCTCACATTGCTATTACGCATGGTGAAAAACCTATTCAATATTGCACAAAAGGCGATTCTGGCTACTTAGATGTTCCCAAAATCTCAGTAGTAGATACTTTAGGCGCTGGTGATATTTTCCACGGTGCATTTTGTCACTATATATTAGAACAAAACTTAATTGATACTATGAAAGCAGCAACAAATATTGCTGCTCATTCATGTCAATTTTTTGGCACTCGTAGATGGATGAATAGCTAA
- the aspS gene encoding aspartate--tRNA ligase, with the protein MRTHYCGQLRAENIGETVTLCGWVDRRRDHGGVIFLDIRDRSGIVQVVSDPQRTPDSYQLAETLRNEYVVKITGRVTQRPEDSLNPRLPTGEVEIYADQIELLNRLNKQLPFQVATSETEPVREELRLKYRYLDLRRDRMSQNLQLRHQVVKAIRRFLEDVENFIEVETPILTRSTPEGARDYLVPSRVNPSEWFALPQSPQLFKQLLMVAGCDRYYQIARCFRDEDLRADRQPEFTQLDMEMSFMSQEEILQLNEELTCHIFKTVKGIELPRPFPRLTYAEAMDKYGSDKPDTRFNLELVNVSDLMKDSGFKVFSGAVNSGGVVKVLPIPGGNDAISNVRIKPGGDLFKEASEAGAKGLAYIRVREDGEIDTIGAIKDNLSEEQKQELLRRTGAKTGHLLLFGAGDTNTVNKTLDRLRLVIGQQLGLIDPNKLNLLWITDFPMFEWNAEEKRLEALHHPFTAPHPDDVADLKTARAQAYDLIFNGYEIGGGSLRIYQREVQERVFETIGLSPEEAHNKFGFLLEAFDFGTPPHGGIAYGLDRLVMLLAGEESIRDVIAFPKTQQARCQLTNAPSGVDTKQLKELHVASTYKPKA; encoded by the coding sequence ATGCGAACCCATTATTGCGGTCAACTCCGAGCAGAGAATATTGGAGAGACAGTCACCTTGTGCGGATGGGTAGACCGTCGCCGCGACCACGGAGGCGTGATTTTCTTAGATATACGCGATCGCTCTGGTATTGTTCAAGTTGTCAGCGATCCCCAACGCACCCCTGATTCTTACCAATTGGCAGAAACTCTGCGAAACGAATATGTAGTTAAAATTACTGGACGGGTAACGCAGCGTCCAGAAGATTCTCTCAATCCTCGCCTACCAACAGGTGAAGTGGAAATTTATGCTGATCAGATTGAATTACTCAATCGGCTCAATAAACAGCTACCTTTCCAAGTAGCAACGTCAGAAACCGAACCTGTGCGGGAAGAGTTGCGGCTGAAATATCGGTATCTAGATCTCAGGCGCGATCGCATGAGTCAAAATTTGCAATTGCGCCACCAAGTAGTCAAGGCTATCCGCCGTTTCTTAGAAGATGTTGAAAACTTCATTGAAGTTGAAACGCCAATATTAACTCGTTCAACGCCAGAAGGTGCGAGAGATTACCTTGTACCAAGTCGGGTTAATCCTAGTGAATGGTTTGCTTTACCTCAGTCGCCGCAACTATTTAAGCAACTGTTGATGGTAGCAGGATGCGATCGCTACTATCAAATTGCTCGTTGCTTCCGAGATGAAGATTTACGCGCAGACAGACAGCCAGAATTCACTCAACTCGACATGGAAATGAGTTTCATGTCCCAAGAAGAAATTTTGCAACTCAATGAAGAGTTAACTTGTCACATCTTCAAAACTGTTAAAGGTATTGAACTACCTCGACCTTTTCCCCGCTTAACTTATGCCGAGGCGATGGATAAATACGGCAGCGACAAACCAGACACCCGCTTTAATTTAGAACTTGTCAACGTCTCTGATTTAATGAAAGACTCTGGCTTCAAAGTCTTTTCTGGCGCTGTAAACAGTGGCGGCGTGGTTAAAGTTCTGCCGATTCCTGGTGGTAATGATGCGATTTCCAATGTCAGAATTAAACCAGGCGGAGATTTATTTAAAGAAGCGTCTGAGGCTGGTGCTAAAGGTCTCGCCTATATCCGTGTACGTGAAGACGGCGAAATTGATACCATTGGCGCAATTAAAGACAATCTGAGTGAAGAACAAAAACAAGAACTCCTCAGACGCACAGGCGCAAAAACAGGTCACTTATTACTATTTGGTGCAGGCGACACAAACACAGTTAATAAAACTTTAGACCGTCTGCGTTTAGTAATTGGTCAGCAGTTAGGGTTAATTGATCCAAATAAACTTAACTTACTTTGGATCACAGACTTCCCAATGTTTGAGTGGAATGCAGAAGAAAAACGACTAGAAGCACTTCACCACCCGTTTACTGCACCTCACCCAGATGATGTAGCAGATTTAAAAACAGCACGCGCCCAAGCTTATGATTTAATTTTCAACGGCTATGAAATTGGCGGTGGTAGTCTGCGGATTTATCAACGCGAAGTGCAAGAGCGAGTTTTTGAAACCATTGGCTTATCTCCAGAAGAAGCACACAATAAGTTTGGGTTTCTACTTGAAGCCTTTGACTTTGGCACACCTCCACATGGCGGTATTGCCTACGGTTTAGATCGCTTGGTGATGCTATTAGCTGGGGAAGAGTCAATTCGAGACGTAATTGCGTTTCCGAAGACTCAGCAAGCGCGGTGTCAGTTGACTAATGCGCCTTCTGGTGTGGATACGAAGCAGTTAAAGGAATTGCACGTAGCTTCGACATATAAGCCAAAAGCTTAA
- the rsmI gene encoding 16S rRNA (cytidine(1402)-2'-O)-methyltransferase gives MNADKLQQQSIKRGLLYVVGTPIGNLEDMTFRAVRILQTVDLIAAEDTRHTGKLLHHFQVKTPQISYHEHNQQQRIPELIEKLNEGSAIALVTDAGMPGISDPGYYLVKACIEAGVSVVPLPGATAVITGLSAAGLPTDRFVFEGFLPPKGQERRDRLESLVSESRTIIFYEAPHRVRQTLQDLADAMGEARQIVLARELTKLHEEFWRGNISDAIAYYTQREPQGEFTILVAGTQFITPVLSETALKAELQRLFKEGLSRSQASRQLAKATSFSRREIYQLALELPDFI, from the coding sequence ATGAACGCAGATAAACTACAACAGCAATCAATCAAAAGAGGTTTACTGTATGTGGTAGGGACACCAATTGGTAATCTAGAAGATATGACTTTTCGGGCTGTGCGGATCTTGCAAACTGTGGATTTGATTGCTGCGGAAGATACGCGCCATACTGGAAAATTATTGCATCATTTTCAAGTTAAAACTCCCCAAATTAGCTATCACGAACATAATCAACAGCAGCGTATTCCTGAGTTAATAGAGAAGCTAAATGAAGGAAGTGCGATCGCACTGGTGACAGATGCGGGAATGCCAGGAATTTCTGACCCTGGATATTATTTAGTTAAAGCTTGTATTGAGGCTGGGGTGTCAGTCGTACCACTTCCTGGTGCTACTGCGGTAATTACAGGGTTGAGTGCTGCGGGACTACCTACAGATAGATTTGTATTTGAAGGATTTTTACCACCTAAAGGACAAGAACGGCGCGATCGCTTAGAATCTCTGGTTAGTGAAAGCCGCACGATCATTTTTTATGAAGCTCCACACCGAGTGCGACAAACTCTGCAAGACTTAGCTGATGCGATGGGAGAAGCGCGACAAATAGTGTTAGCCAGAGAGTTAACTAAGTTGCATGAGGAGTTTTGGCGAGGAAATATTAGTGATGCGATCGCTTATTATACTCAACGTGAACCTCAAGGAGAATTTACTATATTAGTTGCTGGTACACAGTTTATAACTCCTGTACTATCTGAAACAGCACTCAAAGCTGAGTTACAACGATTGTTTAAGGAGGGATTATCGCGATCGCAAGCGAGTCGTCAGTTAGCTAAAGCAACTTCCTTCTCCCGCCGTGAGATCTACCAATTAGCTTTGGAACTTCCCGATTTCATCTAA
- a CDS encoding general stress protein, whose amino-acid sequence MALGYEKRAVGVFSSSQEAQDALAELRDAGFPMSKVSVIAKDGDASKFVDSDVRDADGNKADDGAKTGAATGGALGGLTGLLVGLGAIAIPGIGPVMLAGAAATAIATTLSGAAIGAAAGGIIGSLVGLGIPEERATVYNERVNRGHYLVMLDGTEDEIRRAEAILSRRGVQEWGVYDIPNSAPIPATHTSTTSTTVEHEGIRDADDLVVIVDKRDEVR is encoded by the coding sequence ATGGCTTTAGGTTATGAAAAACGTGCAGTGGGTGTATTTTCTAGCTCACAAGAGGCACAAGATGCACTTGCTGAACTGAGAGATGCTGGATTCCCAATGTCAAAAGTTTCGGTAATCGCTAAAGATGGAGACGCAAGTAAGTTTGTAGACAGCGATGTTAGGGATGCTGATGGTAATAAAGCCGATGACGGTGCTAAAACTGGTGCAGCGACGGGTGGAGCATTAGGTGGATTAACTGGGTTATTAGTAGGTTTAGGTGCGATCGCCATTCCAGGAATTGGCCCTGTGATGTTAGCAGGAGCAGCCGCAACAGCTATTGCAACCACACTGTCTGGTGCTGCTATAGGCGCAGCAGCAGGTGGAATTATTGGTTCCTTAGTTGGTTTAGGAATTCCAGAAGAGCGGGCGACGGTTTATAACGAGCGAGTCAACCGAGGACACTACTTAGTAATGCTAGACGGTACAGAAGATGAGATCCGTCGCGCAGAAGCTATTTTAAGTCGCCGAGGTGTTCAAGAATGGGGTGTTTATGATATACCAAACTCTGCCCCAATTCCGGCAACTCATACCTCTACAACCTCTACGACTGTTGAGCATGAAGGTATTAGGGATGCAGATGATCTGGTAGTTATTGTTGACAAGCGAGATGAAGTTCGTTAG
- a CDS encoding DUF1816 domain-containing protein, whose protein sequence is MNLLDLIRNILPSLLSFKNKQWWIKIRTEQPQCIYYFGPFENEQEAQDYSPGYVEDLKSEQAQGIKVAIKLCNPELLTIDAQDDLVFPKNLAGSKRK, encoded by the coding sequence ATGAATTTATTAGATTTAATTAGGAATATCCTCCCAAGTTTGTTAAGCTTTAAAAATAAGCAGTGGTGGATAAAAATTAGGACGGAACAACCCCAATGTATTTATTACTTTGGACCTTTTGAGAATGAGCAAGAAGCTCAAGATTATTCCCCAGGATATGTTGAAGATCTTAAAAGTGAGCAAGCGCAGGGAATAAAAGTTGCTATCAAACTCTGCAACCCAGAGTTACTAACTATTGATGCCCAAGATGATTTGGTATTTCCTAAAAATTTAGCTGGCTCTAAACGAAAGTGA
- a CDS encoding GxxExxY protein, with the protein MNRQDAKSAKMNELREDIEDIAYAVIGAAIEVHRLLGPGFLESVYEGALCVELQQRGIPFVRQAVVAVTYKGQRVGEGRIDLLIGNVLIVELKAVEKLTPIHSAQVISYLKMTNQKLGLLINFNVPILKEGIKRIILS; encoded by the coding sequence ATGAACCGCCAAGACGCGAAGAGCGCGAAGATGAATGAGTTAAGAGAGGATATAGAGGATATAGCTTATGCTGTTATTGGGGCAGCTATTGAGGTGCATAGGCTTTTGGGTCCTGGTTTTTTGGAGTCGGTTTATGAGGGGGCGCTGTGTGTGGAACTTCAGCAGCGTGGTATACCTTTTGTTCGTCAAGCAGTTGTGGCTGTAACTTATAAAGGTCAAAGGGTTGGTGAAGGCAGAATAGATTTGCTAATAGGTAATGTCTTAATTGTCGAACTCAAAGCAGTTGAAAAGCTAACCCCCATTCATTCAGCACAAGTTATATCCTACCTAAAGATGACCAATCAAAAACTTGGACTCCTCATTAACTTCAACGTCCCCATTCTCAAAGAAGGCATCAAAAGAATTATCCTCTCTTAA
- a CDS encoding Nif11-like leader peptide family natural product precursor, whose translation MAQDSAASFFKAVLHDQALQQNFKAITDPSTFVKMAGQRGYSFTVEELEAAISKLSPEEMAAVINPGVGPRRHLLPR comes from the coding sequence ATGGCACAGGATTCCGCAGCCAGCTTTTTTAAAGCTGTACTACACGATCAAGCATTACAACAAAACTTCAAAGCCATTACTGATCCAAGCACCTTTGTAAAAATGGCTGGGCAACGTGGTTATAGTTTCACAGTCGAAGAACTAGAAGCGGCGATCAGTAAACTATCTCCCGAAGAGATGGCGGCTGTAATAAATCCAGGTGTCGGACCAAGACGGCATTTATTACCTAGATAA
- a CDS encoding polysaccharide biosynthesis protein: protein MTYNLVNNLAIKLQTVPVELSRQHKRLLLIFIDLILFIISIYSAFGFRLGFGLRHIIFFKSWWLISLLILIKISVFIWTGIYRRVLRYTGVEFILMAIKAVLLSSSALVVLAYFSQSQQLPRSVLLNDALLTLLLVVGARLWMRSIVHNLNSLTNISKSQQKIIIYGAGTTGSQLAQTLAQNPGYRLIAFVDDNRNLHYQVVQGLTVYSPELLPKLVEHKDCSTILLAMPSIDGHRKQQILNSLQSLNVQVKTVPSITEILSGDVSISKIRNIDIADLLGREQVAPNQELLQTDVTGKAVLVTGAGGSIGSELCRQIAKQKPKCLVLFELNEFALYSIEMELAETYPMLKQVACLGSVNDSDYLTNTLKKHRVNTVYHAAAYKHVPLVEANPSPGILNNVLGTLTVARCASESGVSKFVLISTDKAVRPTNVMGATKRVAELILQAMAQQEKTTTCFTMVRFGNVLGSSGSVVPRFRQQIAEGKAVTVTHPQMTRYFMSIPEAASLVIQAGAMAKGGEVFLLDMGEPVRIYDLAVQMIQLSGLELGKDIEIEFSGLRPGEKIYEELLIDTANAQPTRHPKIFSANEPVTRWDVLKPRLDALFFHAKCHNNGSMLSELKNIVPEYQPQKQLGGEGEKVVQVN from the coding sequence ATGACTTATAACTTAGTAAATAACTTAGCTATAAAGTTGCAAACTGTACCTGTTGAACTATCTAGGCAACATAAACGATTATTACTAATTTTCATAGATTTAATATTATTTATAATATCTATATACAGTGCTTTTGGTTTTCGATTGGGGTTTGGATTAAGACATATCATATTTTTTAAGTCTTGGTGGTTAATTAGTTTACTGATTTTGATTAAAATCAGTGTTTTTATATGGACGGGCATCTACCGCAGAGTTCTACGCTACACAGGCGTAGAATTTATATTAATGGCTATTAAAGCAGTTCTACTTAGCTCTAGCGCATTAGTAGTGTTAGCTTATTTTAGTCAATCTCAACAACTGCCACGCTCAGTTCTGCTAAACGATGCGTTGTTAACTTTGTTATTGGTAGTTGGCGCTAGACTATGGATGCGGTCAATAGTCCATAATCTGAATTCTTTAACAAATATAAGTAAATCCCAGCAAAAAATCATTATTTATGGGGCAGGAACAACTGGTTCTCAGCTAGCACAAACTTTGGCTCAAAACCCGGGTTATCGGTTAATAGCTTTTGTAGATGACAACCGAAATTTACATTACCAAGTAGTTCAAGGACTGACAGTTTACTCTCCAGAATTATTACCTAAACTGGTGGAACATAAAGATTGTTCTACAATTTTATTGGCAATGCCGTCTATAGACGGTCACAGAAAACAACAAATATTAAATTCTTTGCAATCTTTAAATGTGCAGGTAAAAACCGTACCAAGCATTACTGAAATTTTGTCAGGCGATGTATCTATTAGCAAAATTCGCAATATTGATATTGCAGATCTTTTAGGTAGAGAACAAGTTGCACCTAATCAAGAGTTACTGCAAACGGATGTTACTGGTAAAGCAGTATTAGTAACAGGGGCTGGTGGATCTATTGGCTCTGAGCTATGCCGTCAGATTGCTAAACAGAAACCTAAATGCTTGGTATTGTTTGAGCTAAATGAGTTTGCGTTGTACAGCATTGAAATGGAATTAGCTGAAACTTATCCAATGCTTAAACAAGTAGCTTGTTTAGGTTCTGTCAACGATTCAGATTATTTAACAAACACTTTAAAAAAACATCGCGTAAATACGGTTTATCATGCAGCAGCTTATAAACACGTACCTTTGGTAGAAGCAAATCCATCGCCTGGAATTTTGAACAATGTTTTAGGAACTTTAACTGTAGCTCGTTGTGCCAGCGAATCTGGTGTGAGCAAGTTTGTGTTAATTTCTACTGATAAGGCAGTTCGTCCTACTAATGTTATGGGAGCCACAAAAAGGGTTGCAGAACTAATTTTGCAGGCTATGGCTCAACAAGAAAAAACTACGACTTGCTTCACAATGGTGCGATTTGGCAATGTTTTAGGCAGCAGTGGTTCTGTTGTACCTCGGTTCCGACAACAGATTGCTGAAGGTAAGGCAGTAACAGTCACCCATCCTCAGATGACTCGTTATTTTATGTCAATTCCTGAAGCTGCTTCTTTAGTTATCCAAGCAGGAGCAATGGCTAAAGGTGGCGAAGTTTTCTTATTAGATATGGGTGAGCCAGTGCGGATTTATGATCTTGCTGTGCAAATGATTCAGTTAAGTGGTTTAGAGTTGGGTAAAGATATTGAGATTGAATTTAGTGGTTTAAGACCAGGAGAAAAGATATATGAAGAATTGTTGATTGATACTGCGAATGCTCAACCAACAAGGCATCCTAAAATTTTTTCTGCCAATGAACCAGTGACTAGGTGGGATGTGTTGAAACCGCGCTTAGACGCATTATTTTTTCATGCTAAATGCCATAATAATGGCAGTATGTTGTCAGAATTGAAAAATATTGTGCCAGAGTATCAACCTCAAAAACAATTAGGGGGTGAAGGTGAAAAAGTAGTTCAGGTAAATTAA